GAATATTTAAATGctaatttgctttaataaaCGATGCAATTTTAAACGATATCGTTCTTTTATACCAAAAACATAATCgactttttccaaaaatatacctTCGCTGAGGATACTTTATTTCCAACACCCCATTAATCTTCATGTGGGTTTTTCGGAAATGCCTCAAGATCAAAGCCCTCAATTACTTGCATTCCGATGCATAATTGCCGAATCAGgttttgcaaaaaatgaaaaaaaaaatatttaattttctccaaGGTATTTTTATGTCTTTCGATTTCCTTTTAACGAAATTAACTAAATACGTGCCTAAAGATTAGACACCTGACCAGggttttaaagcaatttaccCCAGGATACTGCCAGTGCAAAAGTTGTTAAGCCGTAAAACCCTGGGGTGAgaacaataatgaaaatcaACCCCTAATATAAACTCGAGAAAACAAGTGTTTTTGGGCTTATGAATTAGGGGAAGATTTAAGCACTATTTGAGACTGTATCATCAGtatcattttcaattaaaattaattcaagcTTATATCTAGTATCTAGATCGACATCTGCCGAACTTCTtccagaaaaacaaaattcttgcTTCTTTTATCTCCCCTACAAGATCAAAAGCAATCTGATCCAACTTTGCTGCACGAATGGTAAAAGGATACTATTTTCGGTTATAAACGGGTTCTTTTTATCCTTTTGCACAAAACCTTCTCTACAATCATCAGGTAAAGGAATTCCGATATATGCACATGGCTCGGTTAATTATGGACACAATAAACTCCTTCAATCCCCGAAAATATGACAAGGGGTTCCTTCTAGAAGGGTCAGAAACAGTTTTTCGCTTAAACTGACCATCGAACCTGTTCATTTTGCACGTGCACATACCTACACCTCTTGTGTGCATAGGTACGTACACAACAAGAGACTAGGTATTCAAAATTGGGGTGGCGTTGGCGTAGGGAAGAGGTAAAAAGGGTCAAGGCAAACACAATGTACGAGGGAGTAAgcgaaatcttttaaaaacacCCCTACGTATGCCATCTGCCTTCGTTTTCGTGGGAACCAAGACTTAGTTGCGATTCTCACGGATCTCATCCgaatgaaacaccctatatctaCACATGTAGAGATAGTGAGTCTCGCTCACACTTGTTGTACAAGAATTGAGGGCGTCTCGCTTGGTGCGTTTCATTCTACTCGCGTCGACCAATTTCGAACACCTGTCCCTATACGGTGATTCTATAGGCCGAGGGTTGTTCCCTTAGGGTCCACAGTGACGTCAGGCGGCTTGGTCGTGTGTATAAAAGCACAAAATTGCGTGTTGGGGATTCATTCGAACTGCATCGTTCAGCGATAAAGTCACCGAGTTTTCTctacagttttcaaaaaattatcgaaataATGAATTTCACCAGCGACTATTTGGTTGCGTCCAACAACAGCATTAACGACAACAAAGTGAACGCGAAAAAGGTGGCGCGCAACCCTCTCTACCAAGTCAAGAAGCTGATCAAGTGCGTCTTGAACAAGAGTTCCAAGAACACCTACAAGAAGAATTCGCAGCCCTCCTACTTCATGGACGAAGAAATTCAAGACAATCTCGCTAATGAGATCCTAGAAAACGAGATTTTCGAACAAATTGATTCCTGTGAAGACTTCGCAGGAGTTCCAGTGTACAATGGGTCTTCTGTTGAGATCCTACCCATAGTGCGAGGCCAAAGGTACGTTCCAGTGCATTTCGCCAGAACTGAGGCCGGTACTTTCTTCTGGACCTCTGTGGCGTCCCCTGACAGTGACATCGTGAAATGTGGAGATCACAATGTCATTTGCAATTACCAGACTCCTGAGCTTCAAGTACCTGCAGACCGATGGGCCCAAGCCTAGAAGCAGCAAATTGAAGCTGCGACAGAAGAACAATGTGATCCCCAGTGCCTTAAAAACTCCATGTGATGTCATTGCTCAATTTACCTCACGACTCTGTTTTGCATTGAAATGTGATATTTgtatagttttaattttttagttttaagtcAGATTTTATGTGAAAAGTACTGTTAGTTGTATCTTTGTGATGGCAGCTTTAACTAGAatctagtaattttttttgtttttatttagctTTATACAACTCTTGTCTTCCAATAATAGagttttaatatgtattttttaataaaaacatttttttactgaattttCCATTCTTTTACTTTGAACAAGTACACCAGACTCTTGACTAAAGCAATCTTGGTCATCAATGAAATCTCTTTAAATGCACGTGCTGGTAGgaggataaaaaaaagaaaaaggccTTCAGGTAGATTACAGTCGACCAGTCGTTCAGATACAGGAGATTTAATAAGGATGGGCGAGAACCGAGATGGGCAAGTTTTAAATTACCTGCAACATGGTTGCAGGTATTGGTTATACAGGGCGGGAAGCGCTTCTTGGTCGTTTGGGCTGCTTTTTCAGGGCAtgattggtttttatttttgatttaattgagATAGCTTGAAGTCTTCAGGagacattattttaattttggactCAAGTATCTTAGCAATTTACGTGGTGTGGTGTGCGTCTAATTTGCATATCGTGTTTTAATACATATAAggcaaatttgtttttctgtGGAATACCAAGATAAGAACTTGCAGATCACATTATTTTCTGAGTTCGCAAATAACATTATTTGCTGAATTGTAAATTGGAATtatgattttctttttgtaattttgacaaataaagtaGCAGTTTCTTGATGAAAACTGGTGAGTAAACGGATTTCATTTCGTAACTACATAAACAATCAGTAGCTTCGTTTTTTTAACTCAGTTAATAAATGGGACCAGTGACGATAACAGGGCGCACTTTACCTTAAATATGTTTGTTCAAATGTAtgctattttattataatttcttcatcgcacatcaaaatttaaaaaaaaacattatacatatatgtatgtatacgAAACTCAATAGGAAATgctattttatatacataattCGTGTCGTATTGCGAGGACTCTAATCACTCAAGTGGTATATTATAATATCGAGGTTTTAATAATATCCAGAATTAAGATAAACACAAAGATGGGATTTAACCTAAATTTCACCTGAGTTCATttccttttcaaaaattacaaaatcaaaCAACTAAATTGCAATCATCGCTTTGGTGGAAAAATAGCATTCATAATAAGCACTTTTCAAAAGGACGATGTTATGGGAACAGATTTTTAACctcaataaatcatttttaaagaaaacaaaacatGTACCGAAACCAGCCATTTGGTATTTAACTAGGTTTACATCTGGGACCTTAAGACCGTTTTTCACAGTACGTTACCACTTTTAGTCACTTTCAAAAGTACGTATGGCATTAGGCCATATTGAAATCAATGACTGTGTAGGGTTTTTATTATCTAAACTCGATTAGGATGGAAACAGACGTGTAACCGATTGGGAGAAATTTACCAAATATAAACCTAGTCACTTGTATTTTGGGAATTGTCGTTTTCTCACGCCGTATTTTGGATGGCAGATTTTTTCCATCgacttttttctgtttttaaatgAGTCGCACACTTGTAAGCCACCAGTAAAGCGAGAGAGAATCCACATGTGTCTCTCCAGacgttttgtttaaatttagatcTAACCATGTCGGCATCTTCAGTAGTAAACTGACGCCATCCAAAAACAACCCTTAACAAAAGTCCTCCAGGTGCAACCACCGTAAAGTGGCCGATTTAGTACTTCTACAAGGATCTCCAAATAATGGAAAACTACATTAGATACCCTACATCcgcaattttttacaaatttcgCCTCCTAAAGTGCTTTTGAATGGCTGGGCACTCCATTCATAGAGCCGGTACTTTCAGGAACTCTTAACTAGACTCCTATAAGATTCAATAGgtttattgtattttacaCACATTGTTATTGAAGCAGTTTCTGAGGAATCTTAAGAAAGCCTTCGGCCATTCATGGTGCATGCTTTGTGAGCGTACCATAAAGCCCTTTtgaagttttcaattaaaaacattccACTTAAAcgttattatttagttttagtCAAGGTAACCATCAATTTCTAAAGATTTTTACCCATCAAATTCTCCTCAGATCTCATATTCACTGGTAAACCTGCCACGTTTAGTAAGAttgtactatttttaattaaaaaaataaggcCCATTAGAGACAACAGCTAAGTGCTGCTATCTTATCTGTCtataatataaacataatGTCGCAATAAGGAAAAAGTGGTACTATGCACGTATCAAGACGCAATTGCATTTTTACTAAGCAAACAATCTAAtctagaaattgtttttcgtCGCTATCAAGTACTACTACCAAGTGGTTCTTGAGAAGATGTCTCTGCATCAGACTTTAATATGTATAATGGCATCAAGAAGCAAGAAAtgataaaaaacaaaacacgGAGATAATGTGTTTTGAAACTGTTCTATAAGCAATTCATCAATGTAATACTATGGATGGAAAGCTTGATAATTCATAGATAATTGATTCAGAATAGTATATGAAAGCTACAGGTACCATTGTTGTCTTTTATTACAGCGAGAGGCAGAGAGTgaattctttaatttcaatttggaCTTTAATATCCAACAAGCTCTCCACACTTTTCCACCCTTATTCTAGGGTAATCAAAAATATgtcataaaatattatgacAAATCGtaataaaacgaattttaattCTTGTCAAGCAAAGATCATGAAAAGCTCTTctaatacatatttcaaatactgttaaaaaaaaacttgcaaataCCTTATTTCTGACATTAGAGACCATAGCTGCCCCAATTCTTCTATCAATATTGAATTGTTGTCCAAagattccaaatttaatagatttttctaaataatacaaaaaatcaGGTCCCCATCTGTAAGTCGGTAGATATTCCTCAGGTCCATCAGAACTTGAACCTCTAGTATTGTAGGTTGGTTGGTGGTGATAACAGGTCAGGAAAGGAATTAGCCCCAATATTCTGCCTATTTGAGATGAATGAATGcttatttcattttgtcaTATTACGATGAGCTCTTGCCCGCgaataaattttgctttttttaccTGTTTCTTTTCTGTAGTCAGCAAACTCTTCTCTAGCTTATTATGACAACCAAGTCTTATCCAGTTTCTTGGGCGTGAAAGGAACAAATCGACTCATTATCAACGAAGATTAGGTAACACTAAAGTTCTTTGAGGTCGAACCTGATAACTATTTCGCAATCAAAACAAGATACCATGGAAGATGTTAAAGGTGAACAAGAGTGGGATTCAAAGCTAAACATTTCCCATGGCGTTGTTGACCCGTGCCGGCCCCGGGCAAATCGTGCACGGTCAAAGGGCGTCACGCGCTTTGCCACTCTTTGCCGGAACGGTATGTGAAACCAGCTTAACGCAAGTGCAGTCAATGCTTATATCTAAAAGCAAATGTAGAACTTAAACAAACTTATTTGTTTTCTGTATTAATCTATTAATAGATGATCTACCAGGTATAGAGGTGGATGCGTGTAGAGTGCAAAGCACGTGCACCAGGTCCATCATCCATCGACAATAATGCATTCCGGTCTTCTGGAGCGTGTCCGACTCGCGCCTTCCCACGGTTGGAGCCACGACCCACAACGTGCCGCCACTGGTGCGTGGTAACATGATCGACGAACATATTGGTTGTTGCTGTTATTGTTCTATATTAATGTTGCTAAAACTGTTTATTGTCATGTGATTAGGAAAGATTTTATTGCAGTCGGTAATTTATTGCACAACAAAAGAATTAATGAGGAACTGTAAATCAGGCTTTTAGTCTACGTAAGCAATAAGATTTTGACGAAATCTGAAATTAACTTGAACCATTCTAAGTTGGAAGACTTATATATACGAaatttgatcatttgataaaataaaatttgaacgAGCGACCCTCACCTATAAAGCTTACAGGATTATAGACCTATTTGGGATGAAATTTAGGGTACGTGTGAATGTTACTTTCAATAATATTCTTCCAAGCTTTCGATGACGACAACGTTGCCATGTTGTGCAAAAAGCAATAATGAAGACGGGAATTGGGATTGGAAATTAAGAGCGAAATTTTTAGAACAAGGACACATTATAGgtatacataaaaattttaacatttgcaGTTATCTGAACCATCAAAACTACCATAATCACCACCACTACTTTCATAACGGCAATGTCGTAAGTTAAGATGTGGTGTCACCAACCTGACGataataaaattcgaatttaacCAATATTTACAAGTTTAATTGGAACAATTATTTGCTATATTTATGTTAGATGTAAACTAAGATGAAAAACTTCATGGCATTTTCATTAGCAGACCAAACTTTAACCTTTTTAACCTAAATTTTAGCCTGTCACGTTTGCAGACTTGTGCATTGCCTTGTGGGTAATTTATGACGTGCATCGGGAATTTTATTACGGTTAGGTACATATTATGTGTGACCTATTTCACGTTTGGGTATTCATGTGCGAAATGCCCTGATGCTCGGTGAAATAGTATTATGATTTCAATATTGTCGCAGTTTATTACCCCTTTTGTAATAGCACCAACTTCGCATCGGTTTTAAggtaaaatttaacatttcctGTCCTCATTTTTAATTCCACACATTCACCTCTTAGCATGACAAATCAAGCCACATGAGAAATAATTTCCCGTGGCAAATTGCAAATTACATATGTGGTAAAAGTAAATCCAGTTTTTTACGTGTTATTAGCTTTAATGGTGCACAGTAAGCCGTTAAAACTTTACTGAGGATGTCCATAAAAGGTCTTTTATACACCCGATAATTTTGCGCAGAGCAGAAAAGCGATTCAAggttttctataaaaattgtaacttCTAGTGATTATTGAAACAGCAGGGAACATTTAAACAACTCCAATGATTTATCCAAACGAGTTTGGATTGCAAGACAAGGAGAAGGAAATTCGAGTCCTCAAAGCCCCGTGAACATCTCTTGCATGGTGAGATGGACTAAAAGTAGAGGAAGTTActtctatttttatgaatttataacaatttaGCCAAtgcaaaaagattttttaccCTGGACTTGAACAGGCAAATGTGGGCTTAACAGATAAAAAATCGTCAGTTTGGTTTACCTGGTTAAAGCCTTGGAAACTTGTAAAGGACGCTTATAGATCACCAACAAACTATTTGTTtcgaattaatcaaaaaatgcaCATGAGAGATTCTGAACCGTAACCTCATGtaatatagaaaatttctACTATTAATTTAATGTCTCCGTGGAGCCATTTAGTCCAACACTGGAATTTTTCCActgctgatttttttaaaacgtctTGTTAGGCAGTTGTTGTGTAAAGCAATAATAGCTGAAATTATGGTGAAACTTGAAAACCACCTGTTTGATATAATGGTTTTAACAATGagaaaatttacctttttaaactaatttggTACTTTTAAGAAAGGTAATAATCTTAACTGCTAAATGTCTCTTTTTCTGCAAACTGTAACTAGGTGAGGACAGTTGTCACACCCATACTCATTTCAATTTCCACGAAATATTGATTTGCCACCGTCAAAAATGGTTCAAAACGTTCCCTCAAGCAGTATATTTacattctttaatattttgaaaagcgGTAATAAGCCGCCCAGGGACGGTGTAGAAAATTCACCAAAAATTATCTCCATTGTGTGTCACATTACCTTTAATGACTGTAATTTCAAATCGACAATCAGGCAATACTTTTGGTTCAGAGAATTCCGAAtgcttttttataatttgagaaCGAACTGTATTGTATGATAATAGCGGATTTTTGCAGTGACGTAATTGGATACCGGAGGCTATGTGCTTTTGTgagctttttttttattacagtcAAAAAGAGAGGCAGATGTACAGAATACTGGCTATTAAAGAGGTCacttttgatttattcattagtcAAGTGCCCACCAAGTCCATTACTGAGCAAAGTGTCAAGAAATCTATCTTAAGTTAgaacaagaaatttttaaggaaaatctacaaaatcaaATACTCCCAAAGGTAGCTACTGACGCTGATAGAGAATTTCTCAGTGATACATTAAActctaaaataaatcttaagaaataaatattctcGAAATTTTAATCTGAAAGAAACAGCGCTACACCAAAAGCTTCAAAAAGTACCAATAACTCTGCTAGAGATTTttgatttcagaaaattgaaaGACTGAACCACATAAGTTTCTTGACAGAATTCTTCGAAAGCATCTTCCCAGAGTGAGGTTTTTTCTCTCCAAGTTATGTAAACCTTGTTAGTCTTAAGACGTTTATCTTAACATGCtcaaagtaataattgatCTCTcataaaaactaatatttctTATCTACTACCGCAGGTTGAACAATGCCTCAATTATCTCATAGAAAAGGTACTTCACGTGAAATTAAAATCCCTCAGAGGCATTCCGAAAAACGAGAATAATAAAAAGGGACGATCTACCTGTATGTTACTTAGGCCGTATCTAATCATTACATCCTGTCCGGTCACCGCCCACCTCACTTAGAGACTTTTAGAGGCCTTTTTTACACCCTGGTCGGTATTCATGTGCACGTGATTTGCCCGCGGCGATTCTCGAAACGACCTCTACCACATCGTATCCATGGTGAGATTAGGTGGACTCATCAGGGTCGGAATGAATGCCATTCATTACATCATTGTCTGATTCATGGTGTCTAGTGGCTGTTTGGAATAAACGCAGTACGGCCctgactatttttaatatgaggAGGGCTTTCGTCTTGATTTTCGCCAAAGAATTGATGACTCGGCCGATTAGGTGGAATGATGGTTATAAATGGAggttttagattattttaatCGCCGGGTTTTTGTCCaggaataatatttatttcctacCTGTTGAGGTGTCTGAAACTAATCACACGAAATACACCGAACCTAGATTGAATTTAGATAAGGTTCTTGCCTAATATACGATCGTTTCGGAAAAGGATTTAATGCCTTTCTGCCGGGTTTTATGATGTTATCTTTGAGGAGATGCCACAAATTTCGAAGATCACCATCGGGAATACGATGATTGATGTTCTTGCATCTTGGCAACAAACCACCCCACgtgttctaaaaataaatgaatctCAGGGACCAAGGCCTAAACAGTAATTGACACCGGCAAGTGCACAAAATGACATGTGACATAAGATTGTCTAGACGTACCATCATATGGAGGATCGGGTTTCTGCGAGATATTGTTCCGTTTATAAGTATGAGCACGTCTGGTTACACCCTCCTCGTTAGATCGTTCATTTATCATAGAGATTCTGCATTAAGTACTGACGTACGACAAATGTAATACCAGAAGGTcactttttgaaatgtcaTTAGAGCAACTTCGTATTCGAATGACGTTTAAATGACGCATTTTGAAGTATTCTTTAGATTGCTAATAATTTCTTGGTTACAAGATCCCTCCTCATGTGTGCATCACGTTCCATACAAAGTATTGCCCTTCCAGAAACCTCTGCCATTCTTGATGGCTTACACATTTCTGTTTAAAACACATTCtccaataacaataacaaagcGAACAACCACATAGCGAAAAGGTccttgttttaaaatattttaataacccCCATAAAAAAGTCCATAAGTGTTAGATCAGGTAACCTAGATGAGAGAATTGTTGTGTTCGATTACTCTACCTCAGAACACTTCCAGGAGGCGTTCTTTAATGTACCTTGAATTATGCATAGTTGCTCGGTCGCAATGGTaccataaaatgtttttatagcGAGATTCATACCATCGAGAACTTCGGTTAATGCAGTATTTAAGAAATTCCCGGAATTTGTGGAAgttctgtcaaaaaaaaataaggacCGATGATTTCATTATTCAATATATCACGCCACATATTTGTGTTGAAAGAATGCTGATCACggtattcaattaaaaaatttggatatcCTTGGATAACTTGGATATCTTGGATATCATCTATAGATTTGTGAGCTCACCACTCTATTTGATGTGAAGGGGACTTTGTCCATAATGTTTGATGCGGAAACTCAAGACTTTCTTCTTGCTTACCTGCAAACCCGAAAGGAAAATACAGTCTCATGTCGAAATAACGTTCTTTCAAggtatttatacattttagcTCATATGCATGGAATTTGTTTCCATGTTTAAACTCTCGCGTTTAACACCTGTTCTTTCGGCAATAGCTTGAATATTTGTTCTCTTGATGTCGACCACATCCAAACATACTTGTAATTCTACATCTTCAGGGTTTCTTGATCTCTTATGaggtttttttgaaatgataATTACTGAACCAATTAATTTAAGCTTAGCTATTAACCTAGTGATTCTATTAGAGTTCtaatattcaaaaagttctAAAAGTTTCGGTTTCTAATATTCTACTCTTAAAATAGCTTGATTATCTTATCGTTAGCATGAAGCAGCCCTGGTTTCGACTTTTTTCTCTCGGCAAGAAGATAGGTTTTGTCTGGTAAGAAAACATAGGAAGTGATAGTTTTCGCTAGAATGCAAGAAAATTAAGTGTATTCTGGTTTAACCATCCCACGCAGCTAATTTTGCTCAGACCGTTAATTACCCGCCAACAAACAACACGTGGTAGGCGACATTCTTCGCTGAAATTTAATAGCCTGCTCAATGAAGCTAACGATCAGATTCTTTACTCAAACGGGATGAAACCTAATAGGTATAAACAGAAATATTGCCCGGCCACCTAGCGCAATTAATTTCTAATGGGCTGCGATATCTCAAAGGAACACTCATTGTAGGTACTCGTTTTTATCTTTGATCTTTCCTGCTACTGGTACGCAGACAGCAGTTTAAAGGTCCCGGGAACGTGGGGCGTCATTTTAACACGCTCCAAACCGGTCCTGCCCGAGGAAGCGTGTTCCATTCTTCATCGAAGTCCGGCAGTAAGTCTGCCTGAAGATCCCATCAGCAGGAGAAGACAAAGAGCCTTTGAATCGACCATTTTCGTCCCATTAAATGAGGCGTTCAAGCCAGAGGAAAAAGAAGAACCCTTGATGCAAGGATTGTCGAAAGGAGGTATAATCACTATGTAGTATATGGAAAAATGGTTTGTTCATTAAAATCAGTATCTACACTCCCCAAAAATAACAGTGTGAGTTGGAGATAAATACGTTTCAATGATTTTCgggttatttttaaaaatgataacaggattcatataatttatctataaaaaattttatttacagttcAATTCGAAATTCGCATGAAGGTGGTTAATATAAATAACGCTGAGCTAATCCAAGTTCATTGACTTGATACATCCCTACTTAAAGAGGGTTGATCGTTTTCTAATCTTCAGGTCTCTTGCCTGTCTTTGCTCTTTTGTCTGttaagaagttaaaaaattaatataaaacacTCATTACTTAGGAGATTAGAGCGATATTAATAAGAGATTTGTATTTCTGAAAGTGGGAAAACACGCTAAAATTTATCCTCTCGACGATTTGATAATCCTtgtgaaaatttcattgaagaTAATCAACATCTATGTGAATTAGTAAATGATAATATTGTCTCTTGAAAATGAGGATTAAGTCTTGTTCGAGGTTCGCTCTAATAAGGTCGTTGCGATATATAtccgtttttttttggaattatgtctatttttatattaaacaaacAGTTTAAGCAGGTActgtaaaaaagttaaaatttcgtcaCTTTTGCATTAGCATTAGCATTAGACATAGTGTTATTATACGTCCAGCTGACAACCCGGGAATCTAAGAGAATCCTTTGTAGCGttaatggatttttatttgaaattctagGAAAAAATAACGACTACTTTTTAGACTAcccattttgaatatattttatgatttttttgcacttataCACAATTTTCTTATGGACAACTAAGTACACCTAAAATCAAAAAGACGCGGTAATGTTCAATTCCAAGTCTAAGAATCCTAGTACCACTATATTATCGCCCTACTTAGCGTTCATTATGACAGAGTTGATAAATATATACGAGGTTATAGAACATTCAAGTTTGGACATGCTTTTTCCCGTTCAAATTTGAAGACTAACCTGTCATCGGTCACTCTGTTCCTTGTCATGATTCTTGGGGTCACTCTCGTtggatttgaattttcaaaaaaattccaa
This DNA window, taken from Euwallacea similis isolate ESF13 chromosome 5, ESF131.1, whole genome shotgun sequence, encodes the following:
- the LOC136408868 gene encoding enhancer of split m4 protein-like, yielding MNFTSDYLVASNNSINDNKVNAKKVARNPLYQVKKLIKCVLNKSSKNTYKKNSQPSYFMDEEIQDNLANEILENEIFEQIDSCEDFAGVPVYNGSSVEILPIVRGQRYVPVHFARTEAGTFFWTSVASPDSDIVKCGDHNVICNYQTPELQVPADRWAQA